The Nitrospirales bacterium genome includes a window with the following:
- a CDS encoding YbaB/EbfC family nucleoid-associated protein codes for MSKNPFGNMSNLLKQAQAMQEQMGKIQAEAATKEVEASAGGGMVTVRVTGAMQVAKVMIDPEVMKSEDRDMLQDLLVAATNEALRKAKDMMAEEMKSLTGGIGIPGLSL; via the coding sequence ATGTCCAAAAACCCATTCGGCAATATGAGCAATCTGTTGAAACAAGCCCAGGCGATGCAAGAGCAAATGGGGAAAATTCAGGCTGAAGCGGCCACGAAAGAAGTTGAAGCCTCCGCCGGCGGCGGTATGGTCACCGTCCGGGTGACCGGAGCCATGCAGGTTGCCAAGGTGATGATTGATCCGGAGGTGATGAAGTCGGAAGATCGGGATATGCTGCAAGACTTGCTGGTGGCGGCGACGAATGAAGCATTGCGAAAAGCCAAGGATATGATGGCGGAAGAGATGAAGTCCTTGACCGGCGGTATTGGGATCCCGGGGCTCTCATTATAA
- the dnaX gene encoding DNA polymerase III subunit gamma/tau has protein sequence MSTEYQVSARKYRPGSFAQVVGQPHVVQTIKNAIGRDRIAHAYVFSGMRGVGKTTVARIVAKALNCEKGPTSEPCESCDSCDEITRGQSVDVIEIDGASNTGVDDVRELRENVKFSPFRGKYRVYIIDEVHMLSNSAFNALLKTLEEPPNHAVFIFATTEVHKIPATILSRCQHFTFRRISRLEIIRQLQHVASQTGTAIEEKSLAVIARASDGSMRDALSLLDQAIAFGGEQVRHEDLEALLGSVPDELVRSLVQAVISQDAAAGIDSVGQAFAQGYDLRLYCREVVERLRNVLVAAVVSSPEQVQSLIELPAEEVETTIAQAREVSEAFLQGAFDVFTKAEDRMRMSAHPRFLLEAAVVQATLFDQGAQRVEPQSQPAGTGEAAGISKFQQTPSTISDKPKAISSQKPERTQPVRQHIQTSPNSPARDSLQVDRKMAARPMEQRKQEPQKPPSQIPRQEVSSLAASPTSEKSSVDWGKVMDRLMEDHPNIGTFVEMGTLVQVDPEQVVIGYPKHASVARWRTDKPENRALVAKVCQQVAGHAINVRVVELESSQATAMTIGQTRAQEQNKEDQSLIDEARTNPIVKQTLEMFGGEVVSARRLSPKEENV, from the coding sequence ATGTCTACGGAATATCAAGTTTCAGCGAGAAAGTACCGTCCCGGGAGCTTTGCCCAGGTTGTGGGGCAACCTCACGTGGTCCAAACCATCAAGAACGCGATTGGTCGTGACCGTATCGCTCATGCCTACGTATTTTCTGGAATGCGGGGAGTTGGGAAAACGACGGTCGCGCGTATTGTCGCCAAAGCCCTGAACTGTGAAAAAGGGCCCACGAGCGAACCCTGCGAGAGCTGTGATAGTTGCGATGAGATCACGCGAGGGCAATCAGTCGATGTGATTGAAATCGATGGGGCATCGAACACAGGGGTGGATGATGTTCGTGAATTACGCGAGAACGTCAAGTTTTCGCCTTTCCGCGGGAAATACCGGGTGTACATCATCGATGAAGTGCACATGCTCTCAAACTCCGCCTTCAATGCGCTGCTGAAAACCCTGGAAGAACCGCCGAATCATGCCGTGTTTATCTTTGCCACCACCGAAGTCCACAAGATTCCGGCGACCATCTTGTCCCGTTGCCAGCATTTCACGTTTCGCCGGATTTCACGGTTAGAGATTATTCGTCAATTACAGCATGTGGCCTCCCAAACCGGAACGGCCATCGAAGAGAAAAGCCTTGCTGTAATTGCCCGGGCAAGCGATGGAAGTATGCGAGATGCTCTGAGTTTATTGGATCAAGCGATCGCGTTTGGAGGCGAGCAGGTCAGACATGAAGATCTTGAGGCCTTGTTGGGGTCCGTCCCTGATGAGTTGGTGCGGAGTCTCGTGCAGGCCGTGATTTCCCAGGATGCGGCGGCTGGTATCGACAGTGTGGGGCAGGCCTTCGCTCAGGGCTATGATCTTCGCCTCTATTGCCGGGAAGTCGTTGAACGGCTTCGTAACGTGTTGGTCGCCGCGGTGGTCTCGTCACCAGAACAGGTCCAAAGCTTGATCGAGCTGCCGGCCGAAGAGGTCGAAACCACGATAGCTCAAGCCCGGGAGGTTAGCGAAGCTTTTCTGCAAGGCGCATTCGACGTGTTTACCAAAGCTGAAGATCGCATGCGAATGAGCGCCCATCCACGCTTTTTGTTAGAAGCCGCTGTGGTGCAGGCTACGCTTTTCGATCAAGGCGCACAACGTGTAGAACCACAGTCCCAGCCAGCTGGGACCGGGGAGGCCGCGGGAATCTCAAAATTTCAGCAGACGCCTTCAACCATTTCAGACAAACCCAAAGCCATATCCAGCCAGAAACCTGAACGCACTCAGCCCGTTCGCCAACACATTCAGACCTCGCCGAATTCTCCTGCTCGTGACAGTCTTCAGGTGGACCGTAAGATGGCAGCGCGGCCGATGGAACAGCGTAAGCAAGAACCTCAAAAACCTCCGTCGCAAATCCCGAGACAAGAAGTGTCCAGCCTGGCCGCCTCACCGACTTCAGAAAAATCATCGGTTGATTGGGGCAAGGTCATGGATCGATTAATGGAAGATCACCCCAATATCGGGACATTCGTCGAAATGGGGACATTGGTTCAAGTCGATCCAGAGCAGGTCGTCATCGGCTACCCCAAGCATGCGTCGGTGGCACGATGGCGTACGGATAAACCGGAGAATCGAGCGTTGGTGGCCAAGGTCTGCCAACAGGTCGCGGGGCACGCGATAAACGTCCGTGTGGTTGAACTCGAAAGCTCACAAGCCACAGCCATGACGATCGGGCAAACGCGGGCGCAAGAACAAAATAAGGAAGATCAAAGTCTGATTGACGAAGCGCGTACGAATCCCATCGTGAAACAAACCCTTGAGATGTTTGGCGGAGAAGTGGTGTCTGCCCGCCGTCTTTCGCCAAAAGAGGAGAATGTGTAA
- the recR gene encoding recombination mediator RecR, whose protein sequence is MATHLAEKGPGTSGQRSGFLARLAKEFVRLPGIGQKTAQRLAFHIMKAEKNEALRLADAIRDVKERVTFCTQCRNIAEDALCEICLNPKRDRTKILVVEEPSTLHAIEHSKAFHGLYHVLFGSLSPLDGVGPADIRAHELEERVKSGEIQEVVIATNPTIEGEATAIYLTKLLRPHGVRVSRIAYGIPVGMDIEYADEVTLLKSIEGRRELT, encoded by the coding sequence ATGGCCACCCATCTTGCAGAAAAAGGTCCTGGGACAAGCGGACAGCGGAGTGGATTTCTTGCACGCTTAGCCAAAGAATTTGTGCGGCTTCCTGGCATCGGTCAAAAGACGGCCCAACGCTTAGCCTTTCACATCATGAAAGCTGAAAAGAACGAGGCACTTCGCCTCGCCGATGCGATTCGTGATGTCAAAGAACGCGTGACGTTTTGCACGCAATGCCGGAACATTGCGGAAGATGCACTCTGTGAAATTTGTCTCAACCCCAAGAGAGACCGGACCAAAATTCTCGTAGTCGAGGAGCCGAGCACTCTTCACGCCATTGAACACAGCAAGGCCTTTCACGGTCTGTACCATGTGCTGTTTGGGTCGCTGTCTCCGTTAGATGGAGTGGGCCCTGCAGACATTCGGGCGCATGAATTAGAGGAACGCGTTAAATCGGGCGAGATCCAAGAGGTCGTCATTGCTACGAACCCGACGATAGAAGGGGAAGCCACTGCGATTTATCTCACCAAGCTGTTAAGACCGCATGGCGTCCGCGTGTCGCGGATTGCCTATGGCATTCCCGTGGGTATGGACATCGAATATGCAGACGAAGTGACATTGCTCAAATCCATTGAAGGCCGACGCGAGCTCACGTAG
- a CDS encoding class II aldolase/adducin family protein — MITAIGDVLRRCYERGWITSRDGNCSLRRAKSIYIYITPSGWRKTIVHPEHMIKIKLADGHMQIPKGTSPSGELHMHYLLLRGMTRTRAVVHVHPTHVVAAMYRGFDLQKICQDFPEIYRYTRIGPTVPALPAISAELGEATAQALGVSQDDPAGKYDIVGQANHGVCSMAQDPWSAYEHIERLDHICEIVLRSGVSP; from the coding sequence ATGATCACGGCAATAGGCGATGTACTACGGCGATGTTATGAACGAGGATGGATTACCTCGCGAGACGGCAACTGCAGCCTGCGCCGCGCAAAAAGCATCTATATTTACATCACCCCGTCTGGATGGCGAAAAACCATTGTGCACCCGGAACACATGATCAAAATTAAACTCGCTGACGGCCATATGCAGATCCCCAAAGGCACGAGCCCTTCGGGTGAACTCCATATGCACTATCTGCTGCTGAGGGGAATGACGCGAACGCGTGCGGTTGTCCATGTCCATCCTACCCACGTAGTCGCGGCCATGTATCGCGGGTTCGATCTCCAGAAAATCTGTCAGGACTTTCCGGAAATCTACCGTTATACGCGGATCGGTCCTACCGTCCCCGCATTGCCGGCCATCAGCGCAGAATTAGGAGAAGCTACGGCCCAGGCGCTAGGGGTAAGCCAAGATGATCCAGCCGGCAAATACGATATCGTCGGACAGGCTAACCACGGCGTGTGTTCTATGGCCCAAGATCCTTGGTCCGCGTATGAACACATCGAACGTTTGGATCATATCTGCGAGATCGTACTCCGCAGCGGCGTATCACCCTGA